Proteins from a single region of Parafrankia irregularis:
- a CDS encoding AAA family ATPase produces MHQIQGQRPAGTAAGLRAGLEAVMAEVGALFQERDTEIQMIVTGLLAGQHTLLLGPPGTGKSAIVRELTGRLTDATYWEILLHKFIAPSAIFGPVDLAALTARGEHRQVLDGHATRAHVAFLDEIFKCSAAALNSMLAFLNERIYHPESGGAPIGCPLVSAVCASNELAEDETTAALYDRLLIRMEVDYLSEPDSFDALLRSAVTTGPPAARTTVALADVQHAVAALVPAVALPGEVIVAVRDLRADLRGREITSSDRRWKQAVRLLQGAAWLAGRDQVAVDDLAVLAHVLWDSPAHRGTVDRVVRGYLSPDDRDLADLADEVDRIAAELDKLVAAGDDGKLMDWAVGQNTKLAGAAKRLFSIRDAAARAGRTLGPYQRAADRAQHVYTRLLSEALGVDADKIPSLEGRAGGRR; encoded by the coding sequence ATGCACCAGATACAGGGCCAGCGGCCGGCAGGGACCGCGGCCGGGCTGCGGGCCGGGCTGGAGGCGGTGATGGCCGAGGTCGGCGCGCTGTTCCAGGAACGCGACACGGAGATCCAGATGATCGTGACCGGGTTGCTGGCGGGGCAGCACACGCTGCTGCTGGGCCCGCCCGGCACCGGCAAGTCCGCGATCGTGCGGGAGCTGACCGGCCGGCTCACCGACGCCACCTACTGGGAGATCCTGCTGCACAAGTTCATCGCACCCAGCGCGATCTTCGGGCCGGTAGACCTGGCCGCGTTGACCGCCCGCGGTGAGCACCGCCAAGTGCTGGACGGGCACGCGACCCGCGCGCATGTGGCGTTCCTGGACGAGATCTTCAAATGCTCCGCGGCGGCGCTGAACAGCATGCTGGCGTTCCTGAACGAGCGGATCTACCACCCGGAGTCCGGCGGTGCGCCGATCGGCTGCCCGCTGGTCAGCGCGGTGTGCGCGTCGAACGAGCTGGCCGAGGACGAGACCACCGCCGCGTTGTACGACCGGCTGCTGATCCGGATGGAGGTCGACTACCTGTCCGAACCGGACTCGTTCGACGCGCTGCTGCGCTCCGCGGTCACGACCGGCCCGCCGGCGGCGCGGACCACCGTGGCCTTGGCCGACGTGCAGCACGCCGTTGCCGCTCTGGTGCCGGCGGTGGCCCTGCCCGGCGAGGTGATCGTCGCGGTGCGGGACCTGCGCGCGGACCTGCGCGGCCGGGAGATCACCAGCTCGGACCGGCGGTGGAAGCAGGCCGTCCGGCTGTTGCAGGGCGCGGCCTGGCTCGCCGGCCGCGACCAGGTGGCCGTCGACGACCTGGCGGTGCTCGCGCATGTGCTGTGGGACTCCCCGGCGCACCGCGGCACGGTCGACCGGGTGGTGCGCGGCTACCTGTCGCCGGACGACCGGGACCTGGCCGACCTCGCCGATGAGGTGGACCGGATCGCCGCCGAGCTCGACAAGCTCGTGGCCGCCGGCGACGACGGCAAGCTGATGGACTGGGCGGTCGGGCAGAACACGAAGCTGGCCGGCGCGGCGAAGCGGCTGTTCTCGATCCGGGACGCGGCCGCGCGGGCCGGGCGGACCCTGGGCCCGTACCAGCGGGCGGCGGACCGGGCCCAGCACGTCTACACCCGGCTGCTGTCCGAGGCCCTCGGTGTCGACGCGGACAAGATCCCCAGCCTGGAGGGTCGGGCGGGGGGCCGGCGGTGA